In a genomic window of Flavobacteriales bacterium:
- a CDS encoding carboxypeptidase-like regulatory domain-containing protein has translation MRFLLVLLLAASAIPAFAQPEKPRLVQFSGVVVTDSLLPVPFTNIMVKDTYRGTMSDVYGYFSFVAQEGDTVLFSALGFTRSNYVIPRDLPENRYSMIHVMGRDTIWLKEQVVVPWPSKEQFADAFLNLRLPADDYQLTMRNLSPAEMMQRLENLPPDGASSYQYQMAMDQTRLYYSGGTPAINLFNPIAWAQFIQAWKSGKLKKQ, from the coding sequence ATGCGATTCCTACTCGTGCTCCTGCTCGCAGCTTCTGCGATACCGGCCTTCGCCCAACCCGAAAAGCCACGGCTGGTCCAGTTCAGCGGCGTGGTGGTCACCGATAGCCTTCTCCCGGTGCCCTTCACGAACATCATGGTGAAGGACACCTATCGCGGCACCATGAGCGATGTGTACGGCTACTTCAGCTTTGTCGCGCAAGAAGGCGATACCGTGCTCTTCAGCGCGCTGGGTTTCACGCGATCGAACTACGTGATCCCCAGGGACCTGCCGGAGAACCGCTATTCCATGATCCATGTGATGGGACGCGATACCATTTGGCTCAAAGAGCAGGTGGTGGTGCCATGGCCATCAAAAGAGCAGTTCGCCGATGCATTCCTGAACCTGAGGCTACCCGCTGACGACTACCAATTGACCATGCGGAACCTATCTCCGGCTGAAATGATGCAGCGCCTGGAGAATCTCCCGCCCGACGGCGCATCGAGCTACCAGTACCAGATGGCCATGGACCAGACGCGGTTGTACTACAGCGGCGGCACACCAGCGATCAACCTCTTCAACCCGATCGCTTGGGCGCAGTTCATCCAAGCCTGGAAGAGCGGGAAGCTGAAGAAGCAGTGA
- a CDS encoding LemA family protein codes for MRKYLGLIIGLGIIGAVALWLMSYYNGTITASEAVEKTWGDVLVRYQERADKTKNLLEIVKGAADFEQETLREVIEARSKASSINLTADQLTPENLKAFEEAQAQFTGALSRLMVTVERYPDLKAVAAFRDFQAQYEGMENRISVERRKFNDAVRLYNLRVKRFPGNMLAGFFGFAEKGYFQAAEGTENAPDISFK; via the coding sequence ATGAGGAAATACCTGGGATTGATCATCGGACTCGGCATCATCGGCGCTGTGGCGCTGTGGCTGATGTCCTACTACAACGGAACGATCACTGCTTCTGAAGCGGTGGAGAAGACATGGGGCGACGTCCTCGTTCGCTATCAGGAAAGGGCGGATAAGACCAAGAACCTGCTAGAGATCGTGAAGGGCGCTGCCGACTTCGAGCAGGAGACCCTGCGCGAGGTGATCGAGGCCCGCAGCAAGGCCTCGTCCATCAACCTCACAGCGGATCAGCTCACGCCGGAGAACCTCAAGGCCTTCGAAGAAGCGCAAGCCCAATTCACTGGTGCGCTCTCCAGGCTCATGGTCACCGTTGAGCGCTACCCGGACCTGAAGGCCGTGGCTGCCTTCCGCGACTTCCAAGCGCAATATGAAGGGATGGAGAACCGCATCAGCGTGGAACGGCGCAAATTCAATGACGCAGTACGGCTGTACAACCTGCGCGTGAAGCGCTTCCCGGGCAATATGCTTGCGGGCTTCTTCGGGTTCGCTGAGAAGGGCTATTTCCAAGCCGCGGAAGGCACCGAGAACGCCCCCGACATCTCCTTCAAGTGA
- a CDS encoding TPM domain-containing protein: protein MPEADRKRVAEAIRMAEQRTSGEIRVHIEDHIEEDVLEHAAFIFNELGMQRTKDRNGVLIYVSVADRKAAVIGDSGINDRVPPRFWHDVLSVMQIHFAAGRHADGLCEAASMVGEKLRDHHPYQRNDADELSNEVSIGR, encoded by the coding sequence CTGCCCGAAGCGGACCGCAAGCGCGTTGCGGAGGCCATTCGCATGGCTGAGCAGCGCACCAGCGGCGAGATCCGCGTGCATATCGAGGACCACATCGAAGAGGATGTGCTCGAGCATGCAGCCTTCATCTTCAATGAGCTCGGCATGCAGCGAACCAAGGACCGCAACGGCGTTCTCATATACGTGAGCGTCGCAGACCGCAAGGCTGCCGTGATCGGCGATAGCGGCATCAACGACCGTGTGCCGCCGAGATTCTGGCACGACGTGCTGAGCGTGATGCAGATCCACTTTGCCGCAGGCCGCCATGCCGATGGGCTGTGCGAGGCCGCCAGCATGGTGGGAGAGAAGCTCCGCGACCATCACCCTTACCAGCGGAACGACGCCGACGAACTGAGCAACGAAGTGAGCATTGGGCGATGA
- a CDS encoding TPM domain-containing protein — translation MDAEEEQRINDRLVAFARETSNQVLVLIVDTLCGEEPADFAFGIGERWGIGQKGFDNGIVILIKPTGSAGSRKVFIATGYGLEGAIPDATCRRIVDNEVIPRFKQGEFAQGIDAALNVIFPLAKGDRPRQLWPQACAMGRRARGDRDLGDHGGLLAQRREALCPHQQGRFLDGDVAVEPDESRSWRASLGRVHRRWLQGRWRFRRLRWGKLRRRWGRRQLVIHRRRAAPSCTLAAG, via the coding sequence TTGGATGCCGAGGAGGAGCAGCGCATCAACGACCGGCTCGTGGCGTTCGCCCGTGAGACCAGCAATCAGGTCCTCGTGCTGATCGTGGATACCCTCTGCGGCGAAGAGCCTGCGGACTTCGCATTCGGCATCGGCGAGCGCTGGGGCATCGGGCAGAAGGGCTTCGACAATGGGATTGTCATCCTGATCAAGCCCACGGGCAGCGCAGGCAGCCGCAAGGTCTTCATCGCTACCGGTTACGGACTCGAAGGCGCAATCCCAGACGCGACCTGCCGGAGGATCGTCGATAACGAGGTGATCCCCCGATTCAAGCAAGGTGAATTCGCGCAAGGAATCGATGCTGCCTTGAACGTGATCTTCCCGCTGGCCAAAGGTGATCGACCACGCCAGCTATGGCCGCAAGCATGTGCCATGGGGCGCCGTGCTCGTGGTGATCGGGATCTTGGTGATCATGGCGGTCTCCTGGCGCAGCGGCGTGAAGCGCTATGCCCGCACCAACAGGGTCGATTTCTGGACGGCGATGTGGCTGTTGAGCCAGATGAATCGCGGTCGTGGAGGGCATCGCTCGGGCGGGTTCACCGGCGGTGGCTTCAGGGGCGGTGGCGGTTTCGGCGGCTTCGGTGGGGGAAGCTTCGGCGGCGGTGGGGCCGGCGGCAGTTGGTGATCCATCGGAGGCGGGCGGCTCCCTCCTGTACATTAGCCGCCGGATGA
- a CDS encoding tetratricopeptide repeat protein — protein sequence MLAISVAFSHLAGAQSVQLLLIRGDSLLDADKPQRALDIFDQAVKREATPATLLARSRAYYKLDRMERFVQDIDRVLRMDSTNGEAHFQRGIYSLQANDSDRAEFHGARAIEHARNDRSKAKALNVRGEARAERKHYAEAAADLAQAWALGLEDVPAMRTLARLYDGEGQYAEALRVLERLCELDPSDMGNWTNRANELNMLGRYEEAISMADRALSSDKDEPVAMSHKAYALTKLERDADAWPVLDRSLRNYPSNPFALRTRAILRLRKGERAKACDDLTLAKALAEIPEVDRMLIEHCDGEKPKR from the coding sequence ATGCTCGCCATTTCGGTGGCCTTTTCGCACCTTGCCGGCGCCCAGAGCGTGCAGCTGCTGCTGATCCGCGGCGATTCGCTCTTGGACGCCGATAAGCCCCAGCGCGCGCTCGACATCTTCGATCAGGCCGTGAAGCGCGAGGCTACGCCTGCCACCTTGCTTGCCCGTTCCCGGGCCTATTACAAGCTCGATCGCATGGAGCGCTTCGTGCAGGACATCGACCGCGTGCTCCGCATGGACAGCACCAATGGTGAAGCGCACTTCCAGCGCGGCATCTATTCGTTGCAGGCCAATGATAGCGACCGGGCCGAGTTCCATGGCGCCCGGGCCATTGAGCATGCGCGAAACGACCGCAGCAAGGCCAAGGCGCTCAATGTGCGCGGAGAGGCGCGTGCAGAACGGAAGCATTATGCGGAAGCCGCTGCCGACCTTGCTCAAGCCTGGGCCCTCGGCTTGGAGGATGTTCCGGCCATGCGGACGTTGGCCAGGCTCTACGATGGCGAGGGCCAGTACGCCGAGGCTCTTCGCGTGCTGGAGCGGCTCTGTGAGCTCGATCCAAGCGATATGGGCAATTGGACCAACCGCGCGAACGAGCTGAACATGCTCGGTCGGTACGAGGAAGCCATCAGCATGGCCGATCGAGCGCTCAGCTCAGATAAGGACGAGCCCGTTGCCATGAGCCACAAGGCGTACGCGCTGACCAAGCTGGAACGGGATGCGGATGCCTGGCCAGTGCTCGACCGGAGCCTGCGCAACTATCCGAGCAACCCATTCGCACTGCGCACGCGGGCCATTCTTCGCTTGCGCAAAGGCGAGCGCGCAAAGGCTTGCGACGATCTCACACTGGCAAAGGCACTCGCCGAGATTCCCGAGGTTGACCGCATGCTGATCGAGCACTGCGATGGCGAGAAGCCCAAGCGCTAG
- a CDS encoding choice-of-anchor B family protein, whose translation MRAILLSAALIPAFASTAQLNIDFVGQLDYQVLRNSNLSNLWGYTDEFGNEYALMGVCGTDDQNPGGLSVVSLADPTDPQEIFFFPGPASIWREIKVWGDYAYVTTEAADGELTIVDLSPLPQSTNLPAIVWDAPGWTTSHSLFIDENGRLFIHGANRGNGGVIMYDLTQDPMNPVEVGEFDTWYCHDSFARGDTLYAGHIYDGFFSIVDVSDPSAPVLLGTKNTPSDFTHNTWLDSSGDYLFTTDERTNAYVGAYDVSDPTDITEVDRLRSDNGSGAIPHNTYWLNGYAVTSYYTFGVTIYDVSDPHNMVEVGHYDTTPLSGDGFSGAWGVYPYFPSGNLIISDMQRGLFVLAPTYVQACWLEGPVTNAVTSAPVGNATVQISGTSATDNTDVSGQYATGFATAGSYTVIASAPGYYPATINGVQLVNGQVTVLPIELEPMVPFDVTCSVVTQGTGVPVEGATVVIESQSYSYTGTTDASGNCTLQGVFAESYSITAGRWGWHTSCIAPAPMSPSSNSFQVQLPAGYADDFALDLGWTVSGDATSGQWERGVPEGTSLGNDPSNPSSDAAADCGESAFVTGLSGGGAGDNDVDGGSAVVTSPLFDATGDGAAHVRYERWFVNGGGSGNPNDQLLISLDNGSTTMTLETITANGASNGTWLSRDYRISDFLEPTATMRLIASTADSSPGHVVEAGFDVFELYYVDDTGIEDATARVLLFPNPSDGMVRVQAMGIGAGTYDVIDHAGRVVVLGNWPSSGVLDADWDLAPGAYTLNITGQHNGSARIKLIITR comes from the coding sequence ATGAGAGCCATCCTCCTTTCCGCCGCCTTGATTCCCGCGTTCGCTTCCACGGCCCAGCTGAACATCGATTTCGTGGGGCAACTCGATTACCAGGTGCTCCGCAACAGCAACCTCAGCAACCTCTGGGGCTATACGGACGAGTTCGGCAACGAATACGCGCTGATGGGCGTTTGCGGAACGGATGACCAGAACCCCGGTGGCCTTAGCGTGGTAAGCCTCGCCGACCCTACGGACCCGCAGGAGATCTTCTTCTTCCCGGGGCCCGCGAGCATCTGGCGCGAGATCAAAGTCTGGGGCGACTACGCCTATGTGACCACGGAGGCCGCCGACGGTGAACTAACCATTGTTGACCTGAGCCCGCTGCCACAGAGCACCAACCTGCCCGCCATCGTGTGGGACGCACCGGGCTGGACCACCTCGCACTCGCTTTTCATCGACGAGAACGGGCGTCTGTTCATTCATGGCGCCAACCGCGGAAATGGCGGCGTTATCATGTACGACCTCACGCAGGACCCGATGAACCCGGTGGAGGTGGGCGAATTCGACACATGGTATTGCCACGACAGCTTCGCCCGCGGCGATACGCTCTATGCCGGCCACATTTACGACGGGTTCTTCTCCATCGTCGATGTCTCGGACCCCTCGGCTCCTGTGCTGCTCGGCACCAAGAACACACCCAGTGATTTCACGCACAACACCTGGCTCGATTCAAGCGGCGATTACCTCTTCACCACCGACGAGCGAACCAATGCCTATGTGGGCGCCTATGATGTGAGCGACCCCACGGACATTACCGAAGTGGACCGCTTGCGCAGCGACAATGGCTCCGGTGCCATCCCCCACAACACCTACTGGCTGAATGGATATGCCGTCACCTCCTACTACACCTTCGGCGTTACCATCTACGATGTGAGCGATCCGCACAACATGGTGGAGGTGGGCCATTATGACACCACTCCGCTTTCCGGTGATGGGTTCAGCGGAGCCTGGGGCGTGTATCCCTATTTCCCATCAGGCAACCTGATCATCTCCGACATGCAACGTGGGCTTTTCGTGCTCGCGCCCACCTACGTGCAAGCATGCTGGCTCGAAGGCCCTGTGACGAATGCAGTGACTTCGGCCCCGGTGGGCAATGCCACGGTGCAGATCTCCGGCACTTCCGCAACGGACAACACTGACGTAAGCGGCCAGTATGCCACGGGCTTCGCCACGGCAGGAAGCTATACGGTCATCGCTTCAGCTCCGGGATACTACCCAGCCACCATCAATGGTGTGCAGCTCGTGAACGGCCAGGTGACCGTATTGCCGATTGAGTTGGAGCCGATGGTCCCATTCGATGTGACCTGCAGCGTGGTCACCCAGGGCACTGGGGTTCCGGTGGAAGGTGCAACAGTGGTGATCGAGAGTCAATCATACAGCTACACCGGCACCACTGATGCCAGCGGCAATTGCACCCTGCAAGGCGTGTTCGCAGAAAGCTATTCGATCACGGCTGGGCGCTGGGGCTGGCATACCTCCTGTATCGCGCCCGCGCCGATGAGCCCTTCGAGCAACAGCTTCCAAGTGCAGCTGCCTGCGGGCTATGCCGATGATTTCGCCCTCGACCTGGGCTGGACGGTAAGCGGCGATGCCACTTCAGGCCAATGGGAGCGCGGGGTTCCCGAAGGCACCAGCTTGGGCAACGACCCCAGTAATCCATCCTCGGACGCAGCTGCCGATTGCGGCGAATCGGCTTTTGTTACCGGCCTGAGCGGCGGCGGTGCAGGGGACAATGACGTGGATGGCGGAAGCGCAGTGGTCACCTCTCCCCTATTCGATGCCACGGGCGACGGCGCGGCCCACGTGCGCTACGAGCGTTGGTTCGTGAATGGCGGCGGCAGCGGCAACCCCAATGATCAGCTCTTGATCAGCCTGGATAATGGCAGCACCACGATGACCCTGGAGACCATAACCGCCAACGGCGCTAGCAACGGGACCTGGCTTTCCCGCGACTACCGGATCAGTGACTTCCTGGAGCCCACGGCCACCATGAGACTGATCGCATCCACGGCCGATTCCAGTCCCGGGCACGTGGTGGAAGCCGGCTTTGATGTATTCGAGCTGTACTATGTGGATGACACGGGCATTGAAGACGCCACGGCGCGCGTGCTCCTGTTCCCGAATCCATCAGATGGCATGGTGCGCGTGCAGGCCATGGGCATCGGGGCCGGCACCTATGATGTGATCGATCACGCGGGGCGCGTAGTCGTGCTGGGGAACTGGCCGTCTTCAGGGGTGCTCGACGCCGACTGGGACCTCGCGCCCGGAGCTTATACCCTGAACATCACTGGGCAGCACAACGGCAGTGCGCGCATAAAGCTGATCATCACGCGCTAG
- a CDS encoding universal stress protein: MPDILCTTDLTPAADTALLHALALGDRLGARVSLLHVLGKNDRDNDAKDRVEAAIRTRAEQAGGGQVRILLPDGDFMEEIAAESGRGHLLVVMGTHGPRGLRQSIFGADILKLVRRSAVPCYVVQAESPVDKELSRIVMPVAGHQDIERLIDTVCIQAKAWAAEVDVFQLVRPGEQPSDILLKNKLRMLERLEQEGIRHREVNEPSTSFSVGFAKATIEYAQRAGAGAIAIMAKASDEFRYIADAEKERILANEARIPVICA; the protein is encoded by the coding sequence ATGCCCGACATACTCTGCACCACCGATCTCACCCCAGCAGCAGACACCGCCTTGCTGCATGCCCTGGCCCTCGGCGACCGCTTGGGCGCTCGCGTAAGCCTGCTCCATGTGCTGGGCAAGAACGATCGGGACAACGATGCGAAGGATCGTGTGGAGGCGGCCATCCGGACCCGTGCCGAACAAGCCGGAGGTGGACAAGTGCGCATCCTCTTGCCGGATGGCGATTTCATGGAAGAGATCGCCGCCGAGAGCGGGCGCGGGCACTTGCTGGTGGTGATGGGAACCCACGGCCCAAGGGGCTTGAGGCAGTCCATCTTCGGAGCCGATATCCTGAAACTCGTGCGACGCTCGGCCGTGCCTTGCTACGTGGTGCAAGCTGAAAGCCCAGTGGACAAGGAACTCAGCAGGATCGTGATGCCTGTGGCAGGCCACCAGGACATCGAGCGCCTCATCGATACCGTTTGCATTCAGGCCAAAGCGTGGGCGGCGGAAGTGGATGTGTTCCAGCTCGTCCGGCCTGGTGAACAGCCCAGCGATATCCTCCTGAAGAACAAGCTGCGGATGCTGGAGCGCTTGGAGCAAGAAGGCATCCGTCATCGTGAGGTGAACGAGCCTTCCACCTCGTTCAGCGTGGGTTTCGCCAAGGCCACCATCGAATACGCACAGCGCGCGGGTGCGGGTGCCATCGCGATCATGGCGAAAGCCAGTGATGAGTTCCGCTACATTGCCGATGCAGAAAAGGAACGGATCCTGGCCAACGAGGCGCGCATCCCGGTGATTTGCGCCTGA
- a CDS encoding T9SS type A sorting domain-containing protein encodes MRIGLLFPAYLIGLRLACQFAAPITAVPNGGFDAFEAIDADHDGDPDLVRMEFGVGLVSYPNSDGQGSFGTSELLVPMTEGSVIWAIADVTGDGAPDIVHAFLDSLFLSVNDGGGSFGESVLVWDFSGEPIDLLQIALAELTGDGLLDMVLVTAPGIEEKQLRFAPNTGIGFGPFEPIGPVITGALPEFVLHGDLDLAGGIDLLVQDGSNSVLVLRNVEGDGSVWSVDTLALPNAPDWFMKPKLMDVDGDGDLDIVETAMSSVHWRENPLDEGGQWGEWPLVQLESWLSGGPSAFGNLGCGAGLGYVCVPSNPAELPRYAHWVEPVDGFSFKRELPDLPRGEQLLMADFNVDGRDDLLMRIEQDWLLLLNVTEAPSEPAILPQLPTLCRIGAELSLPDGQPAQGQWNGVGVFENQFLRTLLPGAGTFNLRYTAYEAAGCAVGGVESIAVVDQPLISPFIGGSYCRNEAPIQLSATPSEVTWYGIEQDGVFDPATFQGSFIVAEFVDVTGEACAAESFPILMQSPLPVSINPVGPFCVNSGPQLITGSTVAFDFEWSGDIVSWNTSGAVFSPAQGPGTYTVILTANPSGPTQCPGYDTIQVVVNDQFPDIEISEIPVLCAVSGPVDLDLYATPQGGIWAGPGVSNGGFDPATVPAGAYLVTYTANLEGCLASQVASIKVLDEAEVTPSASLELCPGDDPLQFTGFPEGGSWNAPIDANGQFDPSTAQAGAYAVVYTWVGLDGCVLNAPEQTISVLTTTTVEIEPVGVLCDDLEAVPISGFPGGIWSGAAVGEGEVVMVNPVALGPGQWPLTLTASEPGQCPGSSTVDLVVEVCTGGPELEVALAEALPNPFNEEIVLRIGSIGLLHLELFDAAGRLVGSYGQQQAGGRLVLDHSGAMPGAYFLRLTPEAGAPEVLRLVKL; translated from the coding sequence ATGCGAATAGGCCTCCTTTTTCCGGCGTACTTGATCGGTTTGCGCTTGGCTTGCCAATTCGCAGCTCCCATCACGGCTGTCCCCAATGGCGGTTTCGATGCCTTCGAGGCCATCGATGCGGATCACGATGGCGATCCGGACTTGGTGCGCATGGAGTTCGGCGTGGGTCTCGTGAGCTATCCCAATTCTGATGGCCAAGGAAGCTTCGGCACCAGTGAACTTCTCGTTCCGATGACCGAGGGGTCCGTGATCTGGGCCATTGCCGACGTCACTGGAGATGGAGCGCCTGACATCGTGCATGCGTTCTTAGATAGCCTATTCCTTTCCGTGAATGATGGCGGCGGTTCATTCGGAGAATCGGTGCTGGTCTGGGATTTCTCAGGTGAACCCATTGACCTGCTCCAGATCGCCTTGGCCGAACTCACCGGCGATGGCTTGCTGGATATGGTGCTCGTGACTGCTCCGGGCATCGAGGAGAAGCAGCTTCGGTTTGCCCCGAACACCGGGATCGGATTCGGCCCTTTCGAGCCCATCGGACCTGTGATCACCGGCGCCCTGCCCGAATTCGTGCTGCACGGCGACCTTGATCTTGCGGGCGGCATTGACTTGCTGGTGCAGGACGGCAGCAATTCCGTGCTGGTGCTGCGCAATGTCGAGGGCGATGGCTCGGTTTGGTCTGTGGACACCCTGGCCCTGCCCAATGCGCCGGATTGGTTCATGAAACCCAAGCTCATGGATGTTGATGGCGATGGTGATCTGGACATCGTGGAGACAGCCATGAGTTCGGTCCATTGGCGGGAGAATCCGCTGGATGAGGGAGGACAATGGGGGGAGTGGCCATTGGTGCAGTTGGAATCGTGGCTCAGTGGAGGTCCATCCGCCTTTGGGAACCTGGGCTGCGGTGCCGGATTAGGCTACGTCTGCGTGCCCTCCAATCCCGCTGAACTGCCGCGCTATGCGCATTGGGTGGAGCCGGTGGATGGGTTTAGCTTCAAGCGGGAACTGCCTGATCTGCCGCGTGGAGAGCAACTCCTCATGGCCGATTTCAATGTCGATGGCCGCGATGATTTGCTCATGCGCATCGAACAGGATTGGCTGCTGTTGCTCAATGTGACCGAGGCCCCGTCAGAACCCGCCATCCTGCCGCAACTTCCAACATTGTGCAGGATTGGGGCTGAATTGTCGCTTCCTGATGGACAACCTGCTCAAGGTCAATGGAATGGAGTTGGTGTATTCGAGAATCAATTCTTGCGCACCCTATTGCCAGGTGCCGGCACTTTCAACCTGCGTTACACTGCATACGAAGCGGCTGGCTGCGCTGTTGGCGGTGTGGAGTCCATCGCGGTGGTCGATCAACCATTGATCAGCCCCTTCATCGGTGGGTCTTATTGCCGGAATGAGGCACCGATCCAACTAAGCGCAACGCCTTCTGAAGTCACGTGGTATGGCATCGAGCAGGATGGCGTCTTCGACCCGGCGACTTTTCAAGGGAGTTTCATCGTGGCCGAATTCGTGGATGTGACCGGCGAGGCCTGTGCGGCGGAGTCCTTTCCCATTCTTATGCAGTCCCCCTTGCCGGTCAGCATCAATCCAGTTGGTCCGTTCTGCGTGAACAGCGGGCCCCAGTTGATTACCGGAAGCACGGTTGCTTTCGATTTTGAGTGGTCGGGCGATATCGTGTCGTGGAATACCTCTGGCGCCGTTTTCTCGCCAGCCCAAGGGCCTGGTACCTATACCGTCATACTCACGGCCAATCCTTCAGGCCCCACGCAATGCCCTGGTTACGATACGATCCAGGTCGTTGTGAATGACCAGTTCCCCGACATCGAAATCAGTGAGATCCCTGTGCTTTGCGCCGTAAGCGGTCCGGTTGACCTGGACCTTTATGCAACGCCCCAAGGAGGTATTTGGGCCGGACCTGGGGTGAGCAACGGCGGCTTTGATCCCGCAACCGTTCCCGCCGGAGCCTATTTAGTCACCTACACCGCCAACCTCGAAGGATGCTTGGCCTCACAGGTCGCATCCATCAAGGTTCTCGACGAGGCGGAGGTGACGCCATCAGCAAGCCTCGAACTCTGTCCGGGCGATGATCCGCTCCAGTTCACCGGTTTCCCGGAAGGCGGCTCTTGGAATGCCCCGATCGATGCGAATGGCCAATTCGACCCCTCTACGGCTCAAGCAGGTGCATATGCCGTGGTTTACACATGGGTCGGTCTTGATGGCTGCGTGCTCAATGCCCCCGAACAGACCATTTCGGTGCTCACCACCACAACGGTCGAGATTGAACCCGTCGGGGTGCTTTGCGATGATCTTGAAGCCGTGCCGATCTCTGGTTTTCCGGGCGGCATTTGGAGCGGAGCCGCAGTGGGTGAAGGCGAGGTCGTGATGGTGAACCCCGTTGCGCTCGGGCCAGGCCAATGGCCGCTCACGCTCACAGCAAGCGAGCCGGGGCAATGCCCAGGCAGCAGCACGGTTGACCTTGTGGTGGAAGTCTGCACCGGTGGACCAGAGCTGGAGGTTGCGCTTGCTGAGGCTTTGCCGAATCCCTTCAACGAGGAAATCGTGCTCCGAATAGGGTCAATCGGCCTGCTGCACCTTGAGCTTTTTGACGCTGCCGGCCGTCTGGTTGGGAGTTACGGCCAACAACAGGCTGGTGGGCGCTTGGTGCTTGACCATTCCGGGGCCATGCCAGGAGCATATTTCCTCAGGCTTACGCCCGAAGCCGGTGCACCGGAGGTTTTGCGGTTGGTGAAGCTTTGA